From Equus asinus isolate D_3611 breed Donkey chromosome 14, EquAss-T2T_v2, whole genome shotgun sequence, one genomic window encodes:
- the OR2C1 gene encoding olfactory receptor 2C1 produces MEGTNDSSLEGFILLGISDHPQLEIIFFIVILFSYLLTLFGNSTIILLSCLDARLHTPMYFFLSNLSSLDLTFTTSSVPQMLINLWGPDKTISYGGCVIQLYVFLWLGATECILLVVMAFDRYVAICRPLHYTTFMNPWLCWLLAAIAWLGGLGNSVIQSTFTLQLPLCGHRRVDNFLCEVPAMIKLACGDTSLNEAVLNGVCTFFTAVPLSIILISYCYIAQAVLKIRSVEGRRKAFNTCLSHLMVVLFFYGSAIYGYLLPAKTSSQDQGKFISLFYSVVTPMVNPLIYTLRNKEVKGALRRLLGKRREVC; encoded by the coding sequence ATGGAAGGAACCAATGACAGCTCCTTGGAGGGCTTCATTCTGTTGGGCATATCTGACCATCCACAACTAGAGATTATCTTTTTCATAGTCATTCTCTTCTCTTACTTGCTGACCCTATTTGGGAACTCCACCATCATCCTGCTTTCCTGCCTGGATGCCcggctccacacacccatgtacttcttcctcagcaACCTCTCCTCCCTGGACCTTACTTTTACTACTAGCTCAGTCCCTCAAATGCTGATCAACTTATGGGGACCAGACAAGACCATCAGCTATGGTGGCTGTGTAATCCAACTCTATGTTTTCCTCTGGCTAGGGGCTACTGAGTGCATCCTGCTGGTAGTGATGGCGTTTGACCGCTATGTGGCAATTTGCCGGCCCCTGCACTACACCACCTTCATGAACCCTTGGctctgctggctgctggctgccATTGCCTGGTTGGGTGGCTTGGGAAACTCTGTGATCCAGTCAACATTCACTCTGCAACTCCCGTTGTGTGGGCACCGGAGGGTGGACAACTTCCTGTGTGAGGTGCCCGCCATGATCAAACTGGCTTGTGGAGACACGAGTCTCAATGAGGCTGTGCTCAATGGTGTCTGCACCTTCTTCACTGCTGTCCCACTCAGCATCATCCTGATCTCCTACTGCTACATAGCTCAGGCAGTGCTGAAGATCCGCTCAGTCGAGGGGCGGAGAAAGGCATTTAACACATGTCTCTCTCATCTCATGGTGGTGCTCTTCTTCTATGGCTCAGCTATCTATGGGTATCTGCTTCCAGCTAAGACCAGCAGCCAGGACCAGGGCAAGTTCATTTCCCTCTTCTACTCTGTGGTCACACCTATGGTGAACCCTCTcatctacactctgaggaacaaggaggtgAAGGGGGCGCTGAGGAGGCTgctggggaagagaagagaagtctgctga